In a single window of the Bacillus clarus genome:
- a CDS encoding iron chelate uptake ABC transporter family permease subunit, translated as MMLAVLAIVSVIVIGIFLFINLNMNTLDYALPRRGKKLLAMVITGGAIAFSSMIFQTISNNRILTPSVIGLDSLYMFIQTFVVFVFGSQHFAMMNTNVNFLISVSLMVIFSLFLYKFLFKREGNNIYFLLLIGLIFGTFFQSLSSFMQVLIDPNEFQIVQGKMFASVNNVKTELLVTSIIGIVLVLAYVYKELKLLDVLSLGREEAINLGVDYDKVVKKLLIVIAILVSISTALVGPITFLGLLVVNVARECLRTYKHKYLIIGSVFISIIALVGGQLIVERVFEFNTTLSVIVNFVGGVYFIYLLLKESKSW; from the coding sequence ATGATGTTGGCAGTACTTGCCATTGTATCGGTTATAGTCATTGGGATATTTTTATTTATTAACTTAAATATGAACACATTAGATTATGCCTTGCCAAGAAGAGGTAAGAAATTATTGGCGATGGTCATAACAGGCGGAGCAATTGCGTTTTCGTCTATGATTTTCCAGACGATTAGTAATAACCGCATTTTAACACCGAGTGTTATCGGTTTAGATTCGCTTTATATGTTTATTCAAACATTTGTTGTGTTTGTATTTGGATCACAGCATTTTGCAATGATGAATACAAACGTTAACTTTCTTATATCGGTAAGTTTAATGGTGATTTTCTCACTCTTTCTTTATAAGTTTCTGTTTAAGAGAGAAGGAAATAATATTTATTTCCTACTTTTAATCGGATTAATATTTGGGACATTCTTTCAAAGTTTATCATCCTTTATGCAAGTACTTATTGACCCAAATGAGTTTCAAATTGTACAAGGGAAAATGTTCGCAAGTGTCAATAACGTGAAAACAGAGTTACTCGTGACATCTATCATTGGAATTGTATTGGTTCTTGCTTACGTGTATAAAGAGCTGAAGTTATTAGATGTGCTATCACTCGGGAGAGAAGAAGCGATTAATTTAGGAGTAGACTACGATAAAGTTGTGAAGAAGCTTTTAATTGTAATTGCAATTTTAGTTTCTATTTCTACAGCGTTAGTAGGACCAATTACGTTTTTAGGATTACTTGTAGTAAACGTTGCACGTGAATGCTTACGTACATATAAACACAAATATTTAATAATAGGTTCCGTCTTTATTAGTATTATTGCCCTAGTAGGTGGACAGTTGATTGTTGAAAGAGTGTTCGAATTTAACACGACTTTAAGTGTCATTGTTAACTTTGTTGGTGGCGTATACTTCATTTATCTTCTATTAAAGGAGAGCAAGTCATGGTAG
- a CDS encoding ABC transporter ATP-binding protein: protein MVEVRNISKQYGNKNVVEDVSIKIAKGKITSFIGPNGAGKSTVLSIISRLLKKDAGEVYIEDKEISEWQSNELAKKISILKQTNHINLRLTIRELVSFGRFPYSQGNLSKEDWDHIEEAIRYMELEDIQHKYLDQLSGGQRQRAYIAMVIAQNTEYILLDEPLNNLDMKHSVQIMKVLRRLVEELGKTIVIVIHDINFASCYSDHIVALKDGKVMKEGPTSEIIDPDVLRSIYDMDIHIEEIAGNNICIYFS from the coding sequence ATGGTAGAAGTAAGAAATATATCAAAGCAATATGGAAACAAAAATGTTGTTGAAGATGTCTCTATTAAAATAGCAAAAGGAAAGATCACGTCTTTTATTGGTCCAAATGGAGCTGGAAAAAGTACAGTTCTTTCTATAATTAGTAGATTACTAAAAAAAGATGCTGGTGAGGTTTATATCGAGGATAAAGAAATTAGCGAATGGCAAAGTAATGAGCTTGCTAAGAAAATCTCTATTTTAAAGCAAACGAATCATATTAATTTAAGACTTACTATTCGAGAATTAGTTAGCTTCGGTAGATTCCCCTATTCACAAGGGAATCTTTCAAAGGAAGACTGGGATCATATTGAGGAAGCTATTCGTTATATGGAGCTTGAGGATATTCAGCATAAATATTTAGATCAACTTAGTGGTGGACAGAGGCAAAGAGCATATATCGCAATGGTTATTGCTCAAAACACTGAATACATTTTGTTAGATGAACCGCTTAACAATCTAGATATGAAGCATTCCGTACAGATTATGAAGGTGTTAAGACGATTAGTTGAAGAACTTGGGAAAACAATTGTCATCGTAATCCATGATATTAATTTTGCTTCTTGCTACTCCGATCATATCGTTGCTTTGAAAGATGGAAAAGTAATGAAAGAAGGACCAACAAGTGAAATTATCGATCCAGATGTTTTAAGGAGTATTTATGATATGGATATTCATATAGAAGAAATAGCTGGAAATAACATTTGTATTTATTTTTCATAA
- a CDS encoding siderophore ABC transporter substrate-binding protein: protein MKKLAMLLLTFMLAIVAVACSNNASTDKKTEASESKSKEITIKHKLGETKVKTNPKKVVVFDFGSLDTLDKLGVEVAGVPQKSTPKYLSKYQDKKYTNVGGLKEPDFEKINEMNPDLIIISGRQADSYKEFEKIAPTIYVEQDTKDYMKSFKENTETLAKIFGKEDEAKKEIAAVEKDVAALNEKAKKSDKKGLVILANDGQVSAYGPQSRFGIIHDVFGVTPVDPEVKADTHGNKVSFEYILEKNPDYLFVIDRGAVVGGKSSAKQVVENELVSKTNAAKNGNVVYLDANYWYLSGGGLESVSEMVKEVSKALK from the coding sequence GTGAAGAAATTAGCGATGCTACTATTAACTTTCATGCTTGCTATCGTCGCTGTTGCATGTAGTAATAATGCTTCTACTGACAAGAAGACAGAAGCGAGTGAAAGTAAATCAAAAGAAATTACGATTAAGCACAAATTAGGAGAAACAAAAGTTAAGACGAATCCGAAAAAAGTCGTAGTATTTGACTTCGGTTCATTAGATACATTAGATAAATTAGGTGTTGAAGTAGCAGGCGTACCGCAAAAAAGCACACCGAAATACCTTTCTAAATATCAAGATAAAAAGTATACAAACGTTGGTGGTTTAAAAGAACCAGATTTCGAAAAAATTAATGAAATGAATCCAGATTTAATTATTATTTCTGGAAGACAAGCTGATTCATATAAAGAATTTGAAAAAATTGCTCCAACAATTTACGTAGAACAAGATACAAAAGATTACATGAAATCATTTAAAGAAAACACAGAAACATTAGCGAAAATCTTCGGTAAAGAAGATGAAGCGAAAAAAGAAATTGCAGCAGTTGAAAAAGATGTAGCAGCATTAAATGAAAAAGCGAAGAAAAGTGATAAAAAAGGTTTAGTAATTTTAGCAAACGATGGTCAAGTAAGTGCATACGGTCCACAATCTCGCTTCGGTATTATTCATGATGTGTTTGGAGTAACTCCTGTTGATCCAGAAGTTAAAGCTGATACACACGGTAATAAAGTTTCATTCGAATACATTCTTGAGAAAAATCCAGATTACTTATTCGTAATCGATAGAGGTGCTGTTGTAGGCGGTAAATCTTCTGCGAAACAAGTAGTTGAAAACGAACTTGTAAGCAAAACAAATGCTGCGAAAAACGGTAACGTAGTTTACCTTGATGCAAACTACTGGTACTTATCTGGTGGCGGACTTGAGTCTGTATCAGAAATGGTAAAAGAAGTATCAAAAGCTTTAAAATAA
- the thiM gene encoding hydroxyethylthiazole kinase → MNVKEISKVVELVRESNPLVHNITNVVVTNFTANGLLALGASPVMAYAKEEVAEMASIAGALVLNMGTLRHEEVEAMLLAGKSANTHQIPVLFDPVGAGATSYRTEVARYIPSEVDLAMIRGNAAEMANVINEKWEIKGVDAGTGNGDVVSIAKQAADKLNTVAVITGKEDIVTDGERTFMIRNGHQILTKVTGTGCLLTSVMGAFAAVEKDYVKAAVSALTFYGVAAELAAARAVESGPGSFQIEFLNQLANTTSDDVEKHGKIEELE, encoded by the coding sequence ATGAATGTTAAAGAAATTAGTAAAGTAGTGGAATTGGTGAGAGAGTCGAACCCACTCGTGCATAATATTACAAATGTTGTTGTAACAAACTTTACAGCAAACGGTTTATTAGCATTAGGAGCATCGCCTGTTATGGCATATGCAAAAGAAGAAGTAGCAGAAATGGCTAGTATTGCTGGCGCACTCGTTTTGAATATGGGCACACTGCGCCATGAAGAGGTAGAGGCGATGTTACTTGCTGGTAAATCAGCGAATACCCACCAAATACCAGTATTGTTTGATCCAGTTGGTGCAGGCGCAACTTCTTATCGAACGGAAGTTGCAAGATATATTCCAAGTGAAGTAGATTTAGCGATGATCCGCGGGAATGCAGCGGAAATGGCTAATGTTATTAATGAGAAATGGGAAATTAAAGGTGTGGATGCTGGTACTGGAAATGGTGATGTTGTAAGTATCGCGAAACAGGCAGCAGATAAACTAAATACAGTTGCAGTCATTACTGGAAAAGAAGATATTGTTACAGATGGAGAGCGAACATTTATGATTCGCAATGGTCATCAAATTTTAACGAAAGTTACAGGAACAGGTTGTCTATTAACTTCTGTAATGGGAGCATTTGCAGCAGTTGAAAAAGATTATGTGAAAGCAGCAGTTTCCGCATTAACATTTTATGGAGTAGCAGCAGAACTAGCAGCTGCCAGAGCGGTAGAAAGCGGACCAGGAAGCTTCCAAATCGAATTTTTAAATCAGTTAGCGAATACGACTTCAGATGATGTTGAGAAGCATGGAAAGATAGAGGAGTTAGAGTAA
- the thiE gene encoding thiamine phosphate synthase — protein MARIETSEMSKLLQVYFIMGSNNCTKDPLHVLKEALDGGVTLFQFREKGENALTGENRLYFAKELQALCKEYGVPFIVNDDVELAIELDADGVHVGQDDEGITSVREKMGDKIVGVSTHTIEEARWAIENGADYLGVGPIFPTSTKKDTKAVQGTKGLSHFREEGITTPIVGIGGITIENVSSVIEAGADGVSVISAISLADSACESAKKLAEEVNKSL, from the coding sequence ATGGCGCGCATTGAAACGAGTGAAATGTCCAAGTTACTGCAAGTGTATTTTATTATGGGAAGTAATAATTGCACGAAGGATCCATTACACGTATTAAAAGAAGCATTAGATGGCGGAGTGACACTTTTTCAATTTCGTGAAAAGGGAGAAAATGCTTTAACTGGAGAGAATAGATTGTATTTTGCAAAGGAATTACAGGCACTTTGCAAGGAATATGGTGTCCCTTTCATTGTGAATGATGATGTAGAATTAGCTATTGAATTAGATGCAGACGGTGTTCATGTCGGGCAAGATGACGAAGGGATTACATCCGTTCGTGAAAAAATGGGTGATAAAATTGTGGGAGTATCTACACATACAATTGAAGAGGCACGCTGGGCAATTGAAAACGGGGCAGATTATTTAGGGGTTGGACCTATTTTCCCAACGAGTACAAAAAAGGATACGAAAGCTGTTCAAGGAACGAAAGGATTAAGTCATTTCAGAGAAGAGGGTATTACTACACCAATTGTCGGTATTGGCGGGATTACAATAGAAAATGTATCTTCTGTTATCGAGGCAGGTGCAGATGGAGTTTCAGTTATTTCCGCAATTAGTTTAGCGGATTCTGCATGTGAAAGTGCGAAGAAATTAGCTGAGGAAGTAAATAAGAGTTTGTAA
- the ilvA gene encoding threonine ammonia-lyase: MIVFQDIIAAYEKMKGIVHMTPLDYSSTFSELSQNEVYLKLENLQKTGSFKVRGSYNKMVSLEKGDLENGVVAASAGNHAQGVAYSSSMLGIPCTIVMPKGAPLSKVLATKRYGAHVELQGDVFDDALAYALDLKEKTGAKFVHPFDDEAVIAGQGTVGLEILQQLEDVEAVICPIGGGGLIAGVAMAIKEQKPSVKIYGVQALACPGMKQSLQEKKVITVDGAPTMADGIAVKRPGDLTFELVQRYVDDVFCVDEMEIARTMLMLLERNKLLVEGSGASSLAALLYQKIPIKEKKVVSVLSGGNVDVNFIARIIEHGMVEAGRFVHIATMIKDKPGYLQHLLEIVTSFEANVLNIYLERIGTKVFPGYAQLHLSLETKDRNHIEEVLSGLKKKGYTVEVID, from the coding sequence ATGATTGTATTCCAGGATATTATAGCTGCTTATGAGAAAATGAAAGGCATTGTACATATGACACCGTTAGATTATTCGAGCACATTTAGTGAATTATCACAGAATGAAGTATATTTAAAGCTTGAGAATTTACAAAAGACAGGCTCCTTTAAGGTACGTGGTTCTTATAATAAAATGGTTTCTCTTGAGAAAGGTGATTTAGAAAATGGTGTTGTTGCAGCATCCGCTGGAAATCATGCGCAAGGAGTTGCTTACTCTAGTAGTATGCTCGGTATTCCTTGTACGATTGTAATGCCAAAAGGTGCACCGTTAAGTAAAGTGCTTGCGACGAAAAGGTATGGCGCTCATGTAGAATTACAAGGTGATGTATTTGATGATGCATTAGCTTACGCACTAGATTTAAAAGAGAAGACAGGAGCAAAATTTGTACATCCATTTGATGATGAAGCAGTGATTGCGGGTCAAGGTACAGTCGGGCTGGAAATTTTACAACAACTTGAAGACGTAGAAGCTGTTATTTGTCCGATTGGAGGAGGAGGATTAATTGCAGGAGTTGCGATGGCAATTAAAGAACAAAAGCCATCGGTGAAAATATATGGTGTACAAGCGCTTGCTTGTCCAGGAATGAAGCAATCACTTCAGGAAAAGAAAGTAATAACAGTAGATGGGGCACCGACTATGGCTGATGGTATTGCAGTAAAAAGACCAGGAGATTTAACTTTTGAGCTGGTGCAACGTTATGTGGACGATGTGTTTTGTGTAGATGAAATGGAAATCGCACGGACGATGTTAATGCTTCTTGAGCGGAATAAATTGTTGGTCGAAGGGTCCGGTGCGAGCTCATTGGCTGCTTTACTTTATCAAAAAATCCCAATAAAAGAAAAAAAGGTCGTATCAGTGCTAAGTGGTGGCAATGTCGATGTAAACTTTATCGCGCGTATTATTGAGCATGGAATGGTTGAAGCTGGGCGTTTCGTTCATATCGCAACAATGATTAAAGATAAACCTGGATATTTGCAACACTTACTTGAGATTGTAACAAGTTTTGAGGCGAATGTATTAAATATATATTTAGAACGGATTGGTACAAAGGTATTTCCAGGATATGCGCAACTACATTTATCATTAGAAACGAAAGATAGAAATCATATTGAAGAAGTATTGAGCGGTTTAAAAAAGAAAGGATACACTGTAGAAGTTATCGATTGA
- a CDS encoding anaerobic C4-dicarboxylate transporter family protein: MFWLQFLTLLLCIFIGARLGGVGLGVMGGVGMAILVFVFHLQPTAPPIDVMLMILAVITAAGALQAAGGMDYLVHLAEKALRKNPKRITFFAPIVTYLFTLCAGTGHVAYSVLPVIAEVSRESGIRPERPMSIAVIASQQAITASPISAATVALLAMLADYKITLLDILKVSIPSTFIACMLAAFVASKMGKELNEDPEYLKRLKEGMIPKLEEKKEFIGAKGAKLSVILFLFATFFVVLLGSFESLRPGWMIDGKLVRLSMPNTIEMVMLTIAALIIIFCKPNVESIVSGNVFKAGATAVVAIFGIAWMGDTFFNGNLNMIQGSIQHLVTSAPWLFAIALFILSILLYSQAATVRALIPLGLSLGIPPALLIAMFPAVNGYFFIPNYGTIVAAINFDRTGTTGIGKYVLNHSFMIPGLIATFTSIGIGMLLISIMF, from the coding sequence ATGTTTTGGCTACAATTTCTCACCTTGCTACTCTGTATTTTTATTGGCGCACGCCTAGGTGGAGTCGGCTTAGGAGTAATGGGTGGAGTTGGTATGGCAATACTTGTATTTGTCTTCCACTTACAACCTACAGCTCCCCCTATTGATGTTATGCTCATGATTTTAGCAGTAATTACAGCTGCTGGAGCCTTGCAAGCTGCTGGAGGAATGGATTATCTTGTCCACCTTGCTGAAAAAGCATTACGAAAAAATCCAAAGCGCATCACATTTTTCGCTCCTATTGTCACTTATTTATTTACGCTATGCGCAGGGACTGGTCACGTTGCTTATTCTGTACTCCCTGTTATCGCCGAGGTATCACGTGAATCAGGTATTAGACCAGAACGCCCAATGTCAATTGCCGTCATCGCTTCTCAACAAGCGATTACAGCAAGCCCAATCTCAGCTGCTACAGTTGCACTTTTAGCAATGTTAGCTGATTATAAAATCACTTTACTAGATATTTTAAAAGTAAGTATTCCTTCTACTTTCATCGCTTGTATGTTAGCTGCTTTCGTTGCTAGTAAAATGGGTAAAGAATTAAATGAAGATCCGGAATACTTGAAACGACTAAAAGAAGGTATGATTCCAAAACTTGAAGAAAAGAAAGAATTTATAGGTGCAAAGGGTGCTAAATTATCTGTTATCCTCTTTCTATTCGCAACTTTCTTTGTCGTTCTTCTTGGTTCTTTTGAATCCCTTCGTCCAGGATGGATGATTGATGGAAAACTAGTTCGTCTTTCAATGCCAAACACAATTGAAATGGTTATGTTAACAATTGCTGCTCTTATTATTATTTTCTGTAAACCAAATGTGGAAAGCATTGTATCTGGTAACGTCTTTAAAGCAGGTGCTACAGCAGTTGTTGCTATTTTTGGTATCGCTTGGATGGGAGATACATTCTTCAATGGAAACTTAAATATGATTCAAGGTTCCATTCAACATTTAGTGACAAGTGCACCATGGCTATTTGCCATCGCATTATTCATTCTATCTATCTTGCTGTATAGCCAAGCAGCAACAGTGCGTGCTTTAATACCACTTGGATTATCACTTGGTATTCCACCGGCATTACTTATTGCTATGTTCCCTGCAGTAAATGGTTATTTCTTTATTCCAAACTACGGAACAATTGTTGCCGCAATTAACTTTGATCGCACTGGTACAACAGGCATCGGTAAATACGTATTAAATCATAGCTTTATGATTCCTGGTCTTATCGCCACATTTACTTCTATTGGAATTGGAATGCTCTTAATTTCAATCATGTTTTAA
- a CDS encoding MTH1187 family thiamine-binding protein, translating to MSQQVTISFSVVPQAKTKDVYSVVDKAIEVVQQSGVRYEVGAMETTLEGELDVLLDVIKRAQQACVDAGAEEVITSIKIHYRPSTGVTIDEKVWKYRDEYAKPEAI from the coding sequence ATGTCACAACAAGTTACAATTTCATTTTCAGTAGTACCGCAAGCAAAAACAAAGGATGTATATTCTGTTGTTGATAAAGCGATTGAAGTTGTTCAACAATCAGGAGTTCGCTATGAAGTAGGTGCAATGGAAACAACATTAGAAGGAGAATTAGATGTACTTCTTGATGTCATTAAACGTGCACAACAAGCTTGCGTCGATGCTGGAGCAGAAGAGGTTATTACTTCTATCAAAATTCACTATCGTCCAAGCACTGGTGTAACGATTGATGAAAAGGTTTGGAAGTACCGTGATGAATATGCAAAACCAGAAGCGATCTAA
- a CDS encoding ABC transporter permease, protein MNMQNQKRSNITITTIWLILLIAIWEGSVSLFKIEPWILPKPSAIVQELIGMKDLLFPNTMQTLQEVVIGLFFAILLGTSIAIIMDVIPLFRILINPLLVISQTIPIVVLAPLFIIWFGYGMLPKVMVVILVCFFPIALSILEGFQTVDKNMLKLLQTMKATKWQIYQKVKFPAVLPYFFSGLKIAVTYSVMGAIIGEWLGASEGLGVMLTRATKSFLTARVFGVAAIIVMVTLFLYFIVEFMARITAPWIYRKDGRK, encoded by the coding sequence ATGAATATGCAAAACCAGAAGCGATCTAACATAACAATCACAACAATTTGGCTTATCCTTCTCATTGCGATATGGGAAGGATCTGTTTCATTGTTTAAAATTGAACCGTGGATTTTACCGAAGCCTTCTGCAATTGTTCAAGAATTAATTGGAATGAAAGACTTATTATTCCCGAATACAATGCAAACGTTACAGGAAGTTGTAATCGGATTATTCTTTGCGATTTTACTTGGGACGAGTATTGCTATCATTATGGATGTAATACCTCTATTTCGTATTTTAATTAATCCATTGCTTGTTATTTCGCAAACAATTCCAATCGTTGTACTCGCGCCATTATTTATTATTTGGTTTGGGTATGGAATGTTGCCAAAGGTAATGGTCGTTATTCTCGTTTGCTTCTTTCCAATTGCTCTTAGCATTTTAGAAGGTTTTCAAACAGTAGATAAAAATATGCTGAAGTTATTACAAACAATGAAGGCGACAAAATGGCAAATTTACCAAAAAGTAAAATTTCCAGCAGTGCTTCCATACTTCTTCTCAGGTTTAAAAATTGCTGTTACATATAGCGTGATGGGAGCGATTATTGGGGAATGGCTTGGAGCGAGTGAAGGATTAGGGGTTATGCTTACAAGAGCAACAAAATCCTTTTTAACAGCTCGAGTATTTGGTGTTGCAGCTATTATCGTCATGGTGACATTATTCTTGTATTTTATCGTAGAGTTTATGGCAAGAATAACAGCACCATGGATATACAGAAAGGACGGCAGAAAATGA
- a CDS encoding ABC transporter substrate-binding protein: MKKGLKVMLAALLAVGVAGCNTAKKEESANKEKKVKVVLDWFPNTNHTGLYVAKTKDYYKKQGLDVEIIQPGDNVTAEQMIASGKADFAISAQENVTLARVEGIPVVSVGAIIQHNTSAFASLKKDNITSPKGFEGKRYGGWGGPAEEATLKTIMDKHQADFNKVEKIILGQTDFFKSIGRDADFEWIYYGWDGIEAKRQGKELNTIMVKDLDPALDFYSPVIITSEKHTKQDKDFVKKFMTATTEGYNFAIKEPKEAADILIKNVPDVNKDLVQESQKWLSTKYQDDAKAWGVQKEEIWTNYMNFLYDNKVIKKKIDVKDAFTNEFLPSEK, from the coding sequence ATGAAAAAAGGTTTAAAGGTTATGTTAGCGGCATTATTAGCAGTTGGTGTGGCCGGATGTAATACAGCGAAGAAAGAAGAGAGTGCAAATAAAGAGAAGAAAGTAAAAGTTGTTTTAGATTGGTTCCCAAATACAAACCATACTGGTTTATATGTAGCGAAGACGAAAGATTATTATAAAAAACAAGGCTTGGATGTAGAAATCATTCAGCCAGGTGATAATGTTACAGCAGAGCAAATGATTGCTTCAGGAAAAGCTGATTTTGCTATCAGTGCACAGGAAAATGTAACATTGGCTCGTGTTGAAGGTATTCCTGTTGTTTCTGTCGGTGCAATTATTCAACATAATACATCTGCTTTTGCATCGCTTAAAAAAGATAATATTACTTCACCGAAAGGTTTTGAAGGTAAGCGTTATGGTGGCTGGGGAGGACCGGCAGAAGAAGCGACGTTAAAGACGATTATGGACAAGCATCAAGCAGATTTTAATAAGGTTGAAAAAATTATTCTTGGCCAAACAGATTTCTTTAAATCAATTGGTCGCGACGCAGACTTTGAGTGGATTTATTACGGTTGGGATGGTATTGAAGCAAAACGTCAAGGAAAAGAATTAAACACAATTATGGTGAAAGATTTAGATCCAGCACTCGATTTTTATAGTCCTGTTATTATTACAAGTGAAAAGCATACGAAGCAAGATAAAGACTTCGTGAAAAAGTTTATGACTGCAACGACAGAAGGTTATAATTTTGCAATTAAAGAACCGAAAGAAGCTGCGGACATTTTAATTAAAAATGTTCCAGATGTGAATAAAGACTTAGTACAAGAAAGTCAAAAATGGTTAAGTACAAAGTATCAAGATGATGCAAAAGCATGGGGAGTACAGAAGGAAGAAATTTGGACGAATTACATGAATTTCTTATATGATAATAAAGTTATAAAAAAGAAAATTGATGTAAAAGATGCCTTTACAAATGAATTCCTTCCAAGTGAAAAATGA
- a CDS encoding ABC transporter ATP-binding protein, translated as MSGLQIKEVVKAFDGKNVLENISASIKEGEFVSFVGPSGCGKSTLLNMIASVEEPTSGDVTYSDKQVQTQDVVSYMPQQDLLLPWRSALQNIVLPLEIEGKPKKQRLAEGLEALKQFELDEYADHYPDALSGGMRQRISFLRTYLCEKPIMLLDEPFGKLDAFTKMEVHRWLLNSWHQEKQTIVMVTHDLDEAILLSDRVFILSQRPASIVGEVHVKLSRPRTMDMLTSLELKEDKAEILKILAPYMRK; from the coding sequence ATGAGCGGATTACAAATAAAAGAAGTTGTAAAAGCTTTCGATGGCAAGAACGTATTAGAAAACATTAGTGCTTCCATAAAAGAGGGAGAGTTTGTCTCTTTTGTAGGTCCAAGTGGTTGTGGAAAAAGCACGTTATTAAATATGATTGCAAGTGTTGAAGAGCCGACGAGCGGAGATGTGACATATAGCGATAAACAGGTGCAAACCCAAGATGTTGTTAGTTATATGCCACAACAAGATTTATTACTTCCGTGGCGATCTGCTTTGCAAAATATAGTTCTGCCATTAGAAATTGAAGGTAAGCCAAAGAAACAGCGGCTTGCAGAAGGACTAGAAGCATTAAAACAATTTGAGCTGGATGAATATGCGGATCACTATCCAGATGCACTATCTGGTGGTATGCGTCAAAGAATTAGTTTCCTTCGTACGTATTTATGTGAAAAGCCTATTATGTTACTTGATGAACCGTTTGGAAAGTTAGATGCGTTCACAAAAATGGAAGTACATCGTTGGCTTTTAAATTCTTGGCATCAAGAAAAGCAAACAATCGTTATGGTTACACATGACTTAGATGAGGCAATCTTACTTTCTGATCGTGTATTTATTTTGTCACAAAGACCAGCATCAATTGTAGGAGAAGTACATGTGAAATTATCCCGCCCGAGAACGATGGATATGTTAACATCTCTTGAGCTAAAAGAAGATAAGGCAGAAATTTTAAAGATATTAGCTCCTTATATGAGAAAGTAA